The following is a genomic window from Bacillota bacterium.
ATGAAAGAACTGCTTAAATATAAAATTCAAGGAAGCTATAAGCTTCCTTTTTTTTCATTCAACAATAAATAAAAAAAATATATTATGTGCTAGTTGCATTTTAAATCTTTGAGAGATATAATAAATTTAGACAATGCAAATTATCTTGATGAAGTAACAAATTGGTTTATCGGCGAAGGTCAATTCACCTTCAGCATTTTAAAAAAGGAGGCTTTAAATTGAGTCAAGCTAGTATTACACAAGAACGTTACTGGAAAACAATGACTACAGCAAGGTTTCAAATTTTCTTTATTGATGAACACCAAATTAAGAGCACGAAACTTTCTACTATGATGAATATTTACGCGGCACTTACTGCATCAGGATCCGTTGCAGCATGGGCTTTTTGGGGAACTCTCCCACTGAAATGGATATGGCCTGTACTAATTGCATTGGCAGAACTCATGCACATTCTTCGTCCTTATTTGCGATACGATCAAAGGTCATCTCGTCTACCAAAACTCATCAATTCATTATTTGAACTATATTTTCCTTTTGAAAATCAATGGCTTGCCGTTTCTAAGGGCGAAATATCAGACAAAAAAATGAATAATATGATTTCAGCCTTTAATGAAAAATGGACGACCACATGCAATACCATTCTTAATGAAGACCATTTACCTGAAATCGACTCTATTATGAAAAAATCGGATGAAGATAATACTAAATATTTTGAAAGCAATTTTTTGAGAGGAATGTGATCATTTATGAATGATAAGAAGAATAAAACAAAAAAAGAACTTGATGAATGCGTAAAAAGTTTGCCTTTCCAAGTGAACACAATTAGATTACCAGACAATGTTAAACCACCAAAAGAATTAGAAAAAGTCATTATCCCAGAATCAAGTAAAGTTGAAATAAAATAACCAAAGAAAAAGCAGCATTTACTCATGCTGCTTTTTTTATTGTTTTTAATCAGGGTTGATATTTGTACTCTTTTGCTCCTAAATACTTTGCAAATTCAAGTAATGCTTTATCTAATGCTTTTTCTATTTTTTTATTTAGAACTATCTTTTCTTCATACCAAATGTTTTTAATAATCAGTGGATCTGACTTTCTTTGAGGTTCAAATTCAATGCGTCCAATAAATTTGTTTTTATATAAGATAGGTAGAACATAATATCCCCATACTCTTTTAACAATTGGCGTATAGACTTCCCACTTATAGTCAAAGTCAAAAAGAACTTTAATTAGATTTCTATCCCAAATGAGGTTATCAAGAGGGGCAATAAAACTAATTTTATCTTCTAGATTACATTCAAAATCAAGTGCATGAGTAGGTAGGTAAAATGGTTCTTTGATCCCTTCAATTACTACTTTGGTTAATGTATTATTTTGCAATAAGATTTCAAGACATCGATTTCTTATTTTAGAATTACCAACGTATTCTCCACTAAAATGAACTCCATTTTTATTCCAAACAAGTCCCATAGATAAAATTCTTCGATACACATGATATAGTTGTTCTTCTTCGATATTTGTAAAATAGCTCTCACAGGAATTTAAAATCAGATGTTCAATCAAATCATACCGTTTTTGAGTATTTCGTCTTTCTTTGATTCCAATTTTGCCTGCTTGAAATAAATAATCTAAAGTTGCAGAAGAAGCTTTGATATTTCCC
Proteins encoded in this region:
- a CDS encoding winged helix DNA-binding domain-containing protein; the protein is MNNIQMTKEEARNYLVNYHMINSSQILKGDEGIKQVFDRIMSIQQDPLNVVGINADLVLQSRIRDYKASMLYEALYLNRFLIDAWDKQMCIYQLKDYSNFSTIRVRQGELQINTLEYRVQLDALKYVDEIIQLLKEKGPLYSSEITIGETTNHKWGNIKASSATLDYLFQAGKIGIKERRNTQKRYDLIEHLILNSCESYFTNIEEEQLYHVYRRILSMGLVWNKNGVHFSGEYVGNSKIRNRCLEILLQNNTLTKVVIEGIKEPFYLPTHALDFECNLEDKISFIAPLDNLIWDRNLIKVLFDFDYKWEVYTPIVKRVWGYYVLPILYKNKFIGRIEFEPQRKSDPLIIKNIWYEEKIVLNKKIEKALDKALLEFAKYLGAKEYKYQP